The Primulina eburnea isolate SZY01 chromosome 6, ASM2296580v1, whole genome shotgun sequence genome contains a region encoding:
- the LOC140833779 gene encoding vacuolar protein sorting-associated protein 2 homolog 3-like, with protein MNIFSKKPSAKEALRESKREMANATRGIEREIHTLQLEERKLVAEIKRTAKTGNEAATKVLACQLVRLRQQIANLQGSRAQMRGIATHTQAMSAQSSVAVGMKGASKAMAAMNKQMAPAKQMKVIQEFQKQSAQMDMTTEMMSDAIDDVLDDDEAEEETDELTNQVLDEIGVNVASQLSAAPKGKIAGKNTEGAGSSNIDELEKRLAALRNP; from the exons ATGAACATCTTCTCCAAAAAGCCCTCGGCCAAAG aggCGCTTCGGGAGAGTAAACGGGAAATGGCCAATGCCACTAGAG GTATCGAGAGGGAAATCCATACATTGCAGTTGGAG GAAAGGAAACTTGTTGCTGAGATAAAGAGAACTGCTAAAACGGGGAATGAG GCAGCAACTAAAGTTCTTGCTTGCCAATTGGTCCGGCTTCGTCAACAAATAGCCAATTTACAAGGTAGTCGAGCTCAAATGAGGGGCATAGCGACTCATACCCAG GCAATGTCTGCTCAATCTTCTGTTGCTGTCGGTATGAAAGGTGCCAGTAAAGCAATGGCTGCCATGAATAAG CAAATGGCCCCTGCCAAGCAAATGAAAGtgattcaagaatttcaaaaacAATCAGCACAAATGGATATGACT ACTGAAATGATGTCAGATGCCATAGATGATGTTTTAGATGATGATGAGGCCGAAGAGGAAACGGACGAGTTGACAAATCAA GTGCTGGATGAAATCGGTGTGAATGTGGCCTCGCAG TTGTCAGCTGCTCCCAAAGGTAAAATTGCGGGGAAGAACACCGAGGGCGCTGGCAGTTCAAACATCGACGAACTGGAGAAGAGATTGGCGGCCCTCAGAAATCCTTGA
- the LOC140833780 gene encoding uncharacterized protein isoform X2, with protein sequence MRNQNFVGIHDFPSLVASLFQDPSTFRGKRSSLYQPLASSRINGVDGGGKYQEEVEKKKFKWVARGFDSTEEQRQAISQLPSKMTNRCKALMKQIIFFSMGNGSVPAMLDAWVKSTKPRRTDWLSILKELERLNHPLFLEILEHGLAEESFEASIRDYTKAIHFCAKENRLLDAERLLLAMKNQGFICDQVILTALVHMYSKAGNLKLAQDSFEEMKLLGVPLDKRSYGSMIMAYIRAGMFDDGESLLRETEAKEIFAGREVYKALLRSYSMAGDSHGAQRVFDAIQWAGITPDDKVCALLINAYVVSGMTREARIAFDNMKRAGLEPNDKCVALVLAAYEKENRVSEALDFLSELERANLVLGKEASQLLAKWFRVLGVVEEIELALRDFV encoded by the exons ATGCGCAACCAAAATTTTGTGGGCATTCATGACTTTCCGTCGTTGGTAGCTTCATTGTTTCAAGACCCTTCAACATTTAGAGGAAAAAGGTCCAGTCTTTATCAACCGTTGGCTTCTAGTCGCATTAATGGAGTGGATGGTGGTGGGAAATATCAGgaagaagtggagaagaagaaatttaaGTGGGTTGCAAGAGGTTTCGATTCTACCGAGGAGCAAAGACAGGCTATTTCTCAACTTCCATCAAAGATGACCAATAGGTGCAAGGCGTTGATGAAACAAATCATTTTCTTTTCAATGGGAAATGGGAGTGTTCCTGCTATGTTGGATGCTTGGGTTAAGAGTACGAAGCCGCGAAGAACTGATTGGCTTTCTATTCTCAAAGAACTGGAGAGGTTAAATCATCCATTATTTTTGGAG ATACTGGAGCATGGTCTCGCAGAAGAATCATTTGAAGCTAGTATTCGTGATTATACCAAGGCGATTCATTTTTGTGCGAAGGAAAACCGGTTGTTAGATGCCGAAAGATTGCTGTTAGCCATGAAAAACCAAGGCTTCATCTGCGACCAAGTCATCTTGACTGCGCTAGTTCACATGTATAGCAAGGCTGGTAATCTCAAGCTAGCTCAAGATTCATTTGAAGAGATGAAATTACTCGGCGTTCCATTAGACAAAAGGTCGTATGGTTCAATGATCATGGCCTATATCAGAGCCGGAATGTTCGACGATGGAGAGAGTTTACTAAGAGAAACAGAAGCTAAAGAAATTTTCGCTGGAAGAGAGGTTTATAAAGCATTGCTGAGATCATATTCCATGGCTGGTGATAGCCATGGGGCTCAGAGAGTTTTCGATGCTATCCAATGGGCTGGTATCACTCCTGATGACAAGGTCTGCGCGCTCCTGATAAATGCTTATGTTGTCTCGGGAATGACACGTGAAGCTCGTATTGCATTCGATAATATGAAAAGAGCTGGTCTTGAACCTAATGACAAATGTGTGGCATTGGTGTTGGCTGCTTATGAGAAGGAAAACAGAGTGAGTGAAGCGTTGGATTTTCTGAGTGAACTGGAAAGGGCGAATCTTGTACTCGGAAAAGAAGCTTCACAGTTACTCGCAAAGTGGTTTCGAGTGTTGGGAGTCGTGGAAGAAATCGAGCTTGCGCTGAGGGATTTTGTTTGA
- the LOC140833780 gene encoding uncharacterized protein isoform X1, with product MASFTCNSLPFLSHIRMRNQNFVGIHDFPSLVASLFQDPSTFRGKRSSLYQPLASSRINGVDGGGKYQEEVEKKKFKWVARGFDSTEEQRQAISQLPSKMTNRCKALMKQIIFFSMGNGSVPAMLDAWVKSTKPRRTDWLSILKELERLNHPLFLEILEHGLAEESFEASIRDYTKAIHFCAKENRLLDAERLLLAMKNQGFICDQVILTALVHMYSKAGNLKLAQDSFEEMKLLGVPLDKRSYGSMIMAYIRAGMFDDGESLLRETEAKEIFAGREVYKALLRSYSMAGDSHGAQRVFDAIQWAGITPDDKVCALLINAYVVSGMTREARIAFDNMKRAGLEPNDKCVALVLAAYEKENRVSEALDFLSELERANLVLGKEASQLLAKWFRVLGVVEEIELALRDFV from the exons ATGGCTTCTTTTACCTGTAATTCACTTCCTTTTCTCAGCCACATTCGCATGCGCAACCAAAATTTTGTGGGCATTCATGACTTTCCGTCGTTGGTAGCTTCATTGTTTCAAGACCCTTCAACATTTAGAGGAAAAAGGTCCAGTCTTTATCAACCGTTGGCTTCTAGTCGCATTAATGGAGTGGATGGTGGTGGGAAATATCAGgaagaagtggagaagaagaaatttaaGTGGGTTGCAAGAGGTTTCGATTCTACCGAGGAGCAAAGACAGGCTATTTCTCAACTTCCATCAAAGATGACCAATAGGTGCAAGGCGTTGATGAAACAAATCATTTTCTTTTCAATGGGAAATGGGAGTGTTCCTGCTATGTTGGATGCTTGGGTTAAGAGTACGAAGCCGCGAAGAACTGATTGGCTTTCTATTCTCAAAGAACTGGAGAGGTTAAATCATCCATTATTTTTGGAG ATACTGGAGCATGGTCTCGCAGAAGAATCATTTGAAGCTAGTATTCGTGATTATACCAAGGCGATTCATTTTTGTGCGAAGGAAAACCGGTTGTTAGATGCCGAAAGATTGCTGTTAGCCATGAAAAACCAAGGCTTCATCTGCGACCAAGTCATCTTGACTGCGCTAGTTCACATGTATAGCAAGGCTGGTAATCTCAAGCTAGCTCAAGATTCATTTGAAGAGATGAAATTACTCGGCGTTCCATTAGACAAAAGGTCGTATGGTTCAATGATCATGGCCTATATCAGAGCCGGAATGTTCGACGATGGAGAGAGTTTACTAAGAGAAACAGAAGCTAAAGAAATTTTCGCTGGAAGAGAGGTTTATAAAGCATTGCTGAGATCATATTCCATGGCTGGTGATAGCCATGGGGCTCAGAGAGTTTTCGATGCTATCCAATGGGCTGGTATCACTCCTGATGACAAGGTCTGCGCGCTCCTGATAAATGCTTATGTTGTCTCGGGAATGACACGTGAAGCTCGTATTGCATTCGATAATATGAAAAGAGCTGGTCTTGAACCTAATGACAAATGTGTGGCATTGGTGTTGGCTGCTTATGAGAAGGAAAACAGAGTGAGTGAAGCGTTGGATTTTCTGAGTGAACTGGAAAGGGCGAATCTTGTACTCGGAAAAGAAGCTTCACAGTTACTCGCAAAGTGGTTTCGAGTGTTGGGAGTCGTGGAAGAAATCGAGCTTGCGCTGAGGGATTTTGTTTGA
- the LOC140833777 gene encoding pentatricopeptide repeat-containing protein At5g46100-like isoform X2: protein MGCRSIIRWPQQVTTSLVEQLIRSEKDLEKAISIFDAATAEYCTGFHHDQNTFGLIIKRLLSANKFMTAEDMLDRMRIEKCTITENIVLSFLRAYARVHKPHEVVRVFRKMKEYECEPTVKSYVTVFSVLVDESQLKMAFNFYRYMRQMGIPTSVTSLNVLIKALCKSRGSLDSAFMIFREMPKRGHTPDSYTYGTLICGLCKAGRNLEARELLLEMEAKGCSPSVVTYSLLVHGLCQTNRLDEALELLKEMKGKGIEPNLYTYSSLIDGLCKHGHSSQAMKLLDRMIRKCLVPNLITYSSLIHGFCSEGKVQDAVQILDRIKLQELKPDVGLYSKVINCFCDISKFQEAANFLDEMVLADFYFSVQWGTKFEINFKLQLEGRL, encoded by the exons ATGGGCTGCAGGTCAATAATTAGGTGGCCGCAGCAAGTCACAACATCTCTAGTTGAGCAGTTAATTCGTTCTGAAAAGGACTTGGAGAAAGCAATTTCAATATTTGATGCTGCTACAGCAGAGTATTGTACTGGTTTCCATCAtgaccaaaacacttttggttTAATTATCAAGCGATTACTCTCTGCCAACAAATTCATGACAGCTGAAGATATGCTTGATAGAATGAGAATAGAGAAGTGTACGATTACTGAAAATATTGTACTCTCTTTTTTGAGGGCCTATGCTAGGGTCCACAAGCCGCATGAAGTGGTGAGAGTTTTCAGGAAGATGAAGGAGTATGAGTGTGAACCCACAGTAAAATCTTATGTAACAGTGTTTTCAGTTCTTGTCGATGAAAGTCAACTAAAAATGGCGTTTAACTTTTATCGATACATGAGGCAGATGGGAATACCAACTAGTGTTACTTCTCTTAATGTTTTGATAAAAGCACTATGCAAGAGCAGGGGATCTTTGGATTCTGCTTTTATGATATTTCGAGAGATGCCCAAACGTGGGCATACTCCGGATTCTTACACGTATGGAACTTTGATCTGTGGGCTGTGCAAAGCTGGGAGAAATCTTGAAGCTAGGGAGCTTTTGCTTGAGATGGAGGCTAAAGGTTGTTCACCCTCTGTTGTTACCTACAGTTTGCTGGTACATGGGCTTTGCCAGACAAATAGATTGGATGAGGCACTGGAATTGCTCAAGGAGATGAAAGGCAAAGGCATTGAGCCCAATTTATATACTTATAGTTCTCTTATTGACGGTCTTTGCAAGCATGGACATTCTTCTCAGGCCATGAAACTGTTAGACAGGATGATTCGGAAATGTCTGGTTCCTAATTTGATAACTTACAGTTCTTTAATACATGGTTTCTGCAGCGAAGGTAAAGTTCAAGATGCGGTTCAGATTCTTGATAGAATAAAGCTACAAGAATTGAAACCTGATGTGGGGCTGTACTCGAAAGTAATAAACTGCTTCTGTGATATCAGCAAGTTCCAGGAAGCAGCAAACTTCCTTGATGAAATGGTCCTTGCAG atttttatttttctgtcCAGTGGGGCACGAAATTCGAGATCAATTTTAAGCTGCAGTTAGAAGGAAGGCTTTGA
- the LOC140833777 gene encoding pentatricopeptide repeat-containing protein At5g46100-like isoform X1, whose amino-acid sequence MGCRSIIRWPQQVTTSLVEQLIRSEKDLEKAISIFDAATAEYCTGFHHDQNTFGLIIKRLLSANKFMTAEDMLDRMRIEKCTITENIVLSFLRAYARVHKPHEVVRVFRKMKEYECEPTVKSYVTVFSVLVDESQLKMAFNFYRYMRQMGIPTSVTSLNVLIKALCKSRGSLDSAFMIFREMPKRGHTPDSYTYGTLICGLCKAGRNLEARELLLEMEAKGCSPSVVTYSLLVHGLCQTNRLDEALELLKEMKGKGIEPNLYTYSSLIDGLCKHGHSSQAMKLLDRMIRKCLVPNLITYSSLIHGFCSEGKVQDAVQILDRIKLQELKPDVGLYSKVINCFCDISKFQEAANFLDEMVLAGITPNRVTWGLHVRIHNRVVQGLCSESNINQAFQKYLSLRNRGISIEATTFESLVECSCGKGDFHKAAQIIDEMVVDGCIPDTKTWNRILDYFWDRGKVREAAELMQSKLIEEFHLKT is encoded by the coding sequence ATGGGCTGCAGGTCAATAATTAGGTGGCCGCAGCAAGTCACAACATCTCTAGTTGAGCAGTTAATTCGTTCTGAAAAGGACTTGGAGAAAGCAATTTCAATATTTGATGCTGCTACAGCAGAGTATTGTACTGGTTTCCATCAtgaccaaaacacttttggttTAATTATCAAGCGATTACTCTCTGCCAACAAATTCATGACAGCTGAAGATATGCTTGATAGAATGAGAATAGAGAAGTGTACGATTACTGAAAATATTGTACTCTCTTTTTTGAGGGCCTATGCTAGGGTCCACAAGCCGCATGAAGTGGTGAGAGTTTTCAGGAAGATGAAGGAGTATGAGTGTGAACCCACAGTAAAATCTTATGTAACAGTGTTTTCAGTTCTTGTCGATGAAAGTCAACTAAAAATGGCGTTTAACTTTTATCGATACATGAGGCAGATGGGAATACCAACTAGTGTTACTTCTCTTAATGTTTTGATAAAAGCACTATGCAAGAGCAGGGGATCTTTGGATTCTGCTTTTATGATATTTCGAGAGATGCCCAAACGTGGGCATACTCCGGATTCTTACACGTATGGAACTTTGATCTGTGGGCTGTGCAAAGCTGGGAGAAATCTTGAAGCTAGGGAGCTTTTGCTTGAGATGGAGGCTAAAGGTTGTTCACCCTCTGTTGTTACCTACAGTTTGCTGGTACATGGGCTTTGCCAGACAAATAGATTGGATGAGGCACTGGAATTGCTCAAGGAGATGAAAGGCAAAGGCATTGAGCCCAATTTATATACTTATAGTTCTCTTATTGACGGTCTTTGCAAGCATGGACATTCTTCTCAGGCCATGAAACTGTTAGACAGGATGATTCGGAAATGTCTGGTTCCTAATTTGATAACTTACAGTTCTTTAATACATGGTTTCTGCAGCGAAGGTAAAGTTCAAGATGCGGTTCAGATTCTTGATAGAATAAAGCTACAAGAATTGAAACCTGATGTGGGGCTGTACTCGAAAGTAATAAACTGCTTCTGTGATATCAGCAAGTTCCAGGAAGCAGCAAACTTCCTTGATGAAATGGTCCTTGCAGGTATAACACCAAATCGTGTAACTTGGGGGCTTCATGTTAGGATACATAATCGAGTAGTTCAAGGTCTTTGCTCCGAGAGTAATATTAATCAAGCTTTCCAAAAGTACCTAAGCTTGCGAAATAGGGGCATATCTATTGAGGCAACCACCTTCGAATCGCTTGTAGAATGTTCTTGCGGTAAAGGAGATTTTCACAAAGCTGCTCAAATTATTGATGAAATGGTGGTTGATGGATGCATTCCCGATACGAAAACCTGGAATAGAATATTAGATTATTTTTGGGACCGAGGAAAAGTTCGTGAAGCTGCTGAATTGATGCAGTCCAAACTAATAGAAGAATTTCATTTGAAAACATGA